Proteins found in one Corynebacterium sanguinis genomic segment:
- a CDS encoding inorganic diphosphatase, whose product MAIEVIIEIPKGSRNKYEVDHESGKIFLDRYLFTPMAYPADYGFIDHTLGDDGDPLDALVVTPEPVFPGVTVIARPVGVFKMTDEAGGDDKLLCVLDDVRYESFQDIDDIDDFTKDEIEHFFMHYKDLEPGKEATGSGWGDRAEAEKILQAALDAYEKTGDNSRERLEEDKEAKTEN is encoded by the coding sequence ATGGCTATTGAGGTCATCATCGAGATCCCGAAGGGTTCCCGCAACAAGTACGAGGTGGACCACGAGTCCGGCAAGATCTTCCTGGACCGCTACCTGTTCACCCCGATGGCGTACCCGGCGGACTACGGCTTTATCGACCACACCCTGGGCGACGACGGCGACCCGCTCGATGCCCTGGTGGTCACCCCTGAACCCGTCTTCCCCGGCGTGACCGTGATCGCGCGCCCGGTCGGCGTGTTCAAGATGACCGACGAGGCCGGTGGCGACGATAAACTGCTCTGCGTGCTTGACGACGTCCGCTACGAGTCCTTCCAGGACATCGACGACATCGACGACTTCACCAAGGACGAGATCGAGCACTTCTTCATGCACTACAAGGATCTTGAGCCGGGCAAGGAGGCCACCGGTTCTGGCTGGGGCGACCGCGCTGAGGCAGAAAAGATCCTCCAGGCCGCGCTTGACGCCTACGAGAAGACCGGCGACAACTCCCGCGAGCGCCTGGAGGAGGATAAGGAAGCTAAGACCGAGAACTAG
- the dacB gene encoding D-alanyl-D-alanine carboxypeptidase/D-alanyl-D-alanine endopeptidase, with amino-acid sequence MKVWTSVMAAVALAAVGGVAGFGVVAQRELAELTVAPAYALPAVTPVLEPATPQPVDTAARAAEVAALAADEALGTFHARITDAATGETVFESAPNDALRPASSTKLLTGSAAIVELGATDTITTEVVRGLNPGEVVIKAAGDVWMNQESIDSLAEQIGSADTVLIDTSLWTGETMLPGWNPVDIDAGFIAPLEPAMLNGGRGLGAESGDVPRSHTPAIDVAQALADSVGATTVGPGTAPAGAEVVATTTSPDLVARLRAMMKDSDNVMAEAIGREVAIHRGSTAPQATLDVLAEHGFTTAGTTLTDSSGLSTLNLITPALLDAVLLSAAQGGEIAPLLDTLPVAHGEGTLYDRFEDLPGRGWVRAKTGTLDYTSALVGTVTSENGNVYTFALLSNDSEILPARRAMDTLTSALRKY; translated from the coding sequence ATGAAAGTGTGGACTTCGGTAATGGCGGCGGTGGCGCTCGCCGCTGTGGGCGGCGTCGCCGGTTTCGGTGTGGTGGCCCAGCGCGAACTCGCCGAGCTCACCGTCGCGCCGGCCTACGCGCTTCCAGCGGTGACGCCGGTGCTGGAGCCCGCAACACCGCAGCCAGTCGATACTGCGGCGCGGGCAGCGGAGGTCGCCGCGCTCGCGGCCGATGAAGCGTTGGGCACGTTCCACGCCCGCATTACCGACGCCGCCACGGGTGAAACCGTATTCGAGTCCGCGCCGAACGACGCGCTGCGGCCTGCCTCCAGCACGAAGCTGCTCACCGGCTCGGCCGCGATCGTCGAGCTCGGCGCGACCGACACGATCACCACCGAGGTCGTGCGTGGGTTGAACCCCGGGGAGGTGGTGATCAAGGCCGCGGGTGACGTGTGGATGAACCAGGAAAGCATCGACTCCCTCGCCGAGCAGATCGGCTCCGCCGACACGGTGCTCATCGACACCTCCCTGTGGACGGGCGAAACGATGCTGCCCGGGTGGAACCCGGTGGACATCGACGCCGGCTTCATCGCCCCGCTTGAGCCCGCGATGCTCAACGGCGGCCGCGGGCTTGGTGCCGAATCGGGCGACGTGCCGCGCTCCCACACCCCGGCGATCGATGTCGCCCAGGCGCTGGCCGATAGCGTTGGCGCCACCACCGTCGGGCCGGGCACCGCGCCGGCGGGGGCGGAGGTCGTGGCAACGACAACCTCGCCGGACCTGGTCGCGCGCCTGCGCGCGATGATGAAGGACTCCGACAACGTCATGGCCGAGGCCATTGGCCGCGAGGTGGCGATCCACCGCGGCTCCACCGCGCCCCAGGCCACCCTCGACGTGCTCGCCGAGCACGGTTTCACCACCGCCGGCACCACCCTTACCGACTCCTCGGGCCTGTCCACCCTGAACCTGATCACGCCCGCACTGCTCGACGCGGTGCTTCTCTCAGCAGCCCAGGGCGGGGAGATCGCGCCGCTGCTCGACACCTTGCCCGTCGCCCACGGCGAGGGCACGTTGTACGATCGCTTCGAGGACTTACCTGGCCGCGGCTGGGTGCGCGCGAAAACCGGCACACTCGACTACACCAGCGCGCTCGTGGGCACCGTGACCAGCGAGAACGGCAACGTGTACACGTTTGCTCTGCTGTCCAACGACTCCGAAATCCTCCCCGCGCGCCGCGCGATGGACACCTTGACCTCGGCCCTGAGGAAGTACTAG
- the tilS gene encoding tRNA lysidine(34) synthetase TilS, producing MEPFWPRYSPHFLACRRSLRALHDPAVIGLSGGADSLALVAAAAAEDKDVRAVIVDHQLQEGSDQVARCAAEQADAWGVEASVIAVNVGGDNLEAAAREARYAALLSFGVDVWVAHTADDQAETLLLGALRGNPSGMAARGGIDNRILRPFLGIRRADTRGACAELGVTPWEDPMNVDENYRRVAVRRRVIPQLDELIGGDCVAALAATAGRIAADRELIEELCDTSATSDCVELANDAAPLRRRRIVAWLHDSGVRVDGAQLRSIERLITDWHGQAGIDVGGSRRVRRVAGRLVLDELR from the coding sequence GTGGAGCCGTTCTGGCCGCGCTACTCCCCGCACTTCCTCGCTTGTCGACGCTCCCTGCGTGCCCTGCATGACCCAGCGGTAATCGGGCTGTCCGGGGGCGCGGACTCCCTCGCCCTCGTCGCCGCGGCCGCGGCCGAGGACAAGGATGTGCGCGCGGTGATCGTCGACCACCAGCTCCAGGAAGGGTCCGACCAGGTGGCGCGGTGTGCCGCGGAGCAGGCCGACGCCTGGGGAGTGGAGGCGTCGGTCATTGCGGTCAACGTTGGCGGGGACAACCTGGAGGCGGCCGCACGCGAGGCGCGCTACGCCGCACTGCTGTCCTTCGGCGTCGACGTCTGGGTCGCGCACACCGCCGACGACCAGGCCGAAACGCTTCTGCTCGGCGCGCTGCGAGGCAACCCCTCGGGCATGGCCGCGCGCGGGGGAATCGACAACAGAATCCTGCGCCCGTTTCTAGGAATCCGCCGCGCCGACACCCGCGGCGCCTGCGCAGAGCTGGGGGTCACCCCGTGGGAGGATCCGATGAACGTCGACGAAAACTACCGCCGGGTCGCCGTGCGCCGCCGGGTGATCCCGCAGCTCGACGAACTCATCGGCGGCGACTGCGTTGCGGCGCTCGCCGCGACCGCCGGGCGCATCGCGGCGGATAGGGAACTGATTGAGGAACTGTGCGACACATCAGCCACATCCGACTGCGTCGAACTGGCCAATGATGCTGCACCACTGCGCCGCCGCCGGATCGTTGCCTGGCTCCACGATTCAGGCGTGCGTGTCGACGGCGCGCAACTGCGCTCCATCGAGCGGCTCATCACCGACTGGCACGGGCAGGCGGGCATTGACGTCGGCGGGAGTCGACGTGTGCGCCGGGTTGCCGGCAGGCTGGTGCTAGACGAACTTCGGTGA
- the hpt gene encoding hypoxanthine phosphoribosyltransferase translates to MHDTLDANVPAHPYGDDVESILISEDQLGARVQELADLVSEKYRDADDDLILVCVLKGAVFFLTDFARRLSIPCQLEFMAVSSYGSSTTSSGVVRILKDLDKDIAGRDVLIVEDIIDSGLTLSWLMKNLNGRGPKSLNVITLLRKPEVQTAKVDLLDIGFDIPNEFVVGYGLDYAERYRDLPFVGMLHPRVYSDVDNGEQPTPGRATGPESVEI, encoded by the coding sequence ATGCACGATACCTTGGACGCTAACGTCCCGGCACATCCCTACGGTGATGATGTTGAATCGATCCTCATCTCCGAGGATCAGCTGGGCGCCCGCGTGCAGGAGCTGGCCGACTTGGTCTCAGAGAAGTACCGCGACGCCGACGACGACCTGATCCTGGTGTGCGTGCTCAAGGGCGCGGTGTTCTTCCTCACCGACTTCGCGCGGCGGCTCTCCATTCCGTGCCAGCTGGAGTTCATGGCGGTGTCGTCCTACGGCTCGTCGACAACCAGCTCGGGCGTGGTGCGCATCCTCAAAGACTTGGACAAGGACATTGCCGGGCGCGACGTGCTCATCGTCGAGGACATCATCGACTCCGGCTTGACGCTGTCCTGGCTGATGAAGAACCTCAATGGCCGCGGCCCGAAGTCGTTGAACGTGATCACTTTGCTGCGTAAGCCTGAGGTGCAGACTGCCAAGGTGGACTTGCTCGATATCGGTTTCGATATCCCGAACGAGTTCGTCGTCGGCTACGGCCTAGACTATGCGGAACGCTACCGCGACCTGCCGTTCGTGGGCATGTTGCACCCGCGCGTTTATTCGGACGTCGACAATGGTGAGCAGCCCACCCCGGGGCGTGCCACCGGGCCCGAATCCGTCGAAATCTAA
- the ftsH gene encoding ATP-dependent zinc metalloprotease FtsH, whose amino-acid sequence MDNNKVLRWGIFGATALIVLYLFTLIGDETRSYQTVDTSVALEQLQNNNAQEVQIDDREQRVRIDLREPITVDEREGVESVMAQYPARTSPEIFNAVRSSGADSFETNVTQDSFLLSMLGFMLPMILIFGLLFYLMYRMQAGGGMFGIGGSRAKQLTKDNPTNTFADVAGADEAVDELQEVVDFLQDAEIYEQLGAKIPRGVLLYGPPGTGKTLLARAVAGEAGVPFYSISGSDFVEMFVGVGASRVRDLFKQARENAPCIIFVDEIDAVGRQRGSGTGGGHDEREQTLNQLLVEMDGFGPREGIILIAATNRPDILDPALLRPGRFDRQIPVTNPDLAGRQQILKVHAKDKPLGPDADLDALAKRTAGMSGADLANVLNEAALLTARIGGNVITADALEEATDRVIGGPRRSSKIISEKEKKVTAYHEGGHTLSAWALKDIERVYKVTILARGRTGGHAMTAQEDDKGMYNRDELFARLVFAMGGRAAEELVFGEPTTGASSDIEQATKIARAMVTEYGMSSVLGAVKYGTEQGDPFSMYGAGNKAEYSPAVAETIDREVHELIDVAHQRAYSILADNRDYLDTLATKLLEKETLRRPDLEAIFDGIEPRESGLPVVDERFVAQAGREPVKTPVELAKERGEEPPAKVSLLEMSRNARKRRMAEREAEKKNDKTGSTKWRPGDKRVVEQPRYGGPTPPPNWTYPGAGRHAQPEPQAQPEPQPTVTNEHPGMRNYAQPDTPIGFKLPENEQPDHPWTDAEKTTESARHATPEETPKRDAADVAKPDSPGSAETTEIPRVRDDNER is encoded by the coding sequence ATGGACAACAACAAAGTACTGCGGTGGGGCATCTTCGGCGCCACCGCCCTAATCGTGCTCTACTTGTTCACGCTGATCGGCGATGAAACCCGCAGCTACCAAACGGTGGACACCTCCGTGGCCCTGGAGCAGTTGCAAAACAACAACGCCCAAGAGGTCCAGATCGACGACCGCGAGCAGCGCGTGCGCATCGACCTGCGCGAACCGATCACCGTCGACGAGCGCGAGGGCGTGGAAAGCGTCATGGCGCAGTACCCAGCGCGAACTTCGCCGGAGATTTTCAACGCGGTGCGTTCCTCGGGCGCGGACAGTTTTGAAACCAACGTCACGCAGGACTCATTCCTGCTGTCCATGCTCGGTTTCATGCTGCCGATGATTCTGATCTTCGGCTTACTGTTCTACTTGATGTACCGCATGCAGGCCGGTGGCGGCATGTTCGGCATCGGCGGCTCGCGGGCAAAGCAGCTGACCAAGGACAACCCGACGAACACGTTCGCCGACGTCGCCGGCGCCGACGAGGCGGTCGACGAGCTTCAAGAGGTCGTGGACTTTTTGCAGGACGCGGAGATTTACGAGCAGCTCGGCGCGAAGATCCCGCGCGGCGTGCTGCTCTACGGCCCTCCCGGCACCGGTAAGACCCTGCTCGCCCGCGCCGTGGCCGGCGAGGCCGGGGTGCCGTTTTACTCCATCTCGGGTTCCGACTTCGTGGAAATGTTCGTCGGTGTCGGCGCCTCGCGCGTGCGCGACCTGTTTAAGCAAGCCCGCGAGAACGCCCCGTGCATCATCTTCGTCGACGAGATCGACGCCGTTGGCCGCCAGCGCGGCTCTGGCACCGGCGGCGGCCACGACGAGCGCGAGCAGACGCTCAACCAGCTGCTCGTGGAGATGGACGGTTTCGGCCCCCGCGAGGGCATTATCCTCATCGCGGCGACGAACCGCCCCGACATCCTCGACCCAGCGCTGTTGCGCCCGGGACGTTTCGACCGCCAGATCCCGGTGACCAACCCGGACCTGGCCGGGCGCCAGCAGATTCTCAAGGTCCACGCCAAGGACAAGCCGCTCGGCCCCGACGCTGACCTGGACGCGCTGGCTAAGCGCACCGCCGGCATGAGCGGCGCGGATCTGGCCAACGTGCTCAACGAGGCGGCGCTTCTCACCGCGCGCATCGGCGGCAACGTAATCACCGCCGACGCGCTCGAGGAGGCGACCGACCGCGTGATCGGCGGGCCGCGGCGCAGCTCGAAGATCATCTCCGAGAAGGAAAAGAAAGTCACCGCCTACCACGAGGGCGGGCACACGCTCAGCGCGTGGGCGCTCAAAGACATCGAGCGGGTCTACAAGGTCACCATCCTCGCGCGCGGCCGCACCGGCGGGCACGCCATGACCGCGCAGGAAGACGACAAGGGCATGTACAACCGCGACGAGCTGTTCGCACGCCTTGTCTTCGCCATGGGCGGCCGCGCCGCCGAGGAGCTCGTCTTCGGCGAGCCCACCACGGGTGCGAGCTCGGACATTGAGCAGGCGACGAAGATCGCCCGCGCAATGGTCACTGAGTACGGCATGTCCAGCGTGCTCGGCGCCGTCAAGTACGGAACCGAGCAGGGCGATCCTTTCTCCATGTACGGTGCGGGCAACAAGGCCGAGTACTCGCCCGCGGTCGCGGAGACCATCGACCGCGAGGTGCACGAGCTTATCGACGTCGCCCACCAGCGCGCCTACTCCATCCTCGCCGACAACCGCGACTACCTCGATACCCTGGCGACGAAGTTGCTGGAGAAGGAGACGCTGCGCCGCCCGGACTTGGAGGCGATTTTCGACGGCATCGAGCCGCGCGAATCGGGCCTGCCGGTTGTCGACGAGCGCTTTGTCGCCCAGGCCGGCCGTGAGCCGGTGAAAACCCCGGTGGAGCTGGCCAAGGAGCGCGGCGAGGAGCCGCCGGCGAAGGTCTCCCTGCTGGAGATGTCGCGCAACGCGCGCAAGCGCCGCATGGCCGAGCGTGAGGCGGAGAAGAAAAACGACAAGACCGGTTCGACGAAGTGGCGTCCGGGTGACAAGCGTGTGGTGGAGCAGCCGCGCTACGGCGGTCCGACACCGCCGCCGAACTGGACCTATCCGGGTGCGGGCCGCCACGCACAGCCTGAGCCGCAGGCCCAGCCTGAGCCACAGCCCACGGTAACCAACGAGCACCCGGGTATGCGGAACTACGCGCAGCCGGACACCCCGATCGGCTTCAAGCTGCCGGAGAACGAGCAGCCGGATCACCCGTGGACCGACGCGGAAAAGACGACGGAGTCTGCGCGCCACGCAACGCCGGAGGAGACCCCGAAGCGCGATGCGGCGGACGTCGCTAAGCCAGACAGCCCGGGTAGCGCAGAGACGACGGAGATCCCCAGGGTGAGGGACGACAATGAGCGCTAG
- the folE gene encoding GTP cyclohydrolase I FolE, which produces MSARAFNRDRAEAAVRELLIAVGEDPDREGLAETPARVARAYEEVFAGLHSEPTDVLEKTFAENHQELVLVRDIPIYSTCEHHLVPFFGTAHIGYIPGPDGKVTGLSKLARLADLYAKRPQVQERLTGQIADALVDKLDAQAVIVVIECEHLCMAMRGIRKPGAVTTTSAVRGGFQHNAASRAEVLSLIRR; this is translated from the coding sequence ATGAGCGCTAGGGCTTTTAATCGTGATCGCGCCGAGGCCGCGGTGCGCGAGCTGTTAATCGCCGTCGGCGAGGACCCCGACCGCGAGGGCCTGGCCGAAACCCCGGCGCGCGTGGCCCGCGCCTACGAGGAGGTCTTCGCGGGCCTGCACTCGGAGCCGACCGACGTGCTGGAAAAGACGTTCGCGGAAAACCACCAGGAACTCGTCCTGGTGCGCGACATCCCGATCTACTCCACGTGCGAACACCACCTCGTGCCCTTCTTCGGCACGGCCCACATCGGCTACATCCCCGGCCCGGACGGCAAGGTCACCGGGCTGTCGAAGCTGGCGCGCCTGGCGGACCTCTACGCCAAGCGCCCGCAGGTTCAGGAACGCCTCACCGGACAGATCGCCGACGCGCTGGTGGATAAGCTCGACGCGCAGGCTGTCATCGTCGTCATCGAGTGCGAGCACCTGTGCATGGCCATGCGCGGCATCCGCAAACCGGGCGCGGTGACCACGACCTCCGCGGTGCGCGGCGGCTTCCAACACAACGCAGCCTCACGCGCCGAGGTGCTCAGTTTGATCAGGAGGTAG
- the folP gene encoding dihydropteroate synthase, whose protein sequence is MTTVQELTVPGRALVMGIVNVTSDSFSDGGRWLDLDSALDHARTLVARGADIIDVGAESTRPGAVRVPAEVEAERVRPVIEHLHAEGIRTSVDTMRASTARVAAAAGVDMINDVSAGLADPDMYRVMADANVPVCLMHWRTDVFGDAAGASDHGGDVTGDVHALLNQCIDGALAAGVKRDQIVVDPGLGFAKTAHENWRLLATLPEFIAGPYPVLVGASRKRFLTAIRAERGLEHGPEDADPATAAVTAIAAQMGAWCVRVHEVAASRDAVDVAAAWNGASRG, encoded by the coding sequence ATGACCACCGTGCAGGAGCTGACGGTGCCCGGCCGTGCACTCGTGATGGGCATTGTGAACGTCACGTCCGACTCCTTTTCCGACGGCGGGCGCTGGCTCGACCTCGACAGCGCGCTGGATCACGCCCGCACGCTCGTCGCCCGCGGTGCGGACATCATCGATGTCGGGGCGGAGTCGACGCGCCCCGGCGCGGTCCGGGTGCCAGCCGAGGTAGAAGCCGAGCGCGTGCGCCCCGTCATCGAGCACCTGCACGCCGAGGGGATTCGCACCTCCGTGGACACGATGCGCGCCTCGACGGCGCGCGTCGCCGCGGCCGCCGGGGTGGACATGATCAACGACGTCTCCGCCGGCCTGGCTGACCCGGACATGTACCGCGTGATGGCGGACGCGAACGTGCCGGTGTGCCTGATGCACTGGCGCACCGACGTCTTCGGCGACGCAGCGGGTGCCTCCGACCACGGCGGCGACGTCACAGGCGACGTGCACGCGCTGCTCAACCAGTGCATCGACGGTGCGCTCGCCGCCGGCGTCAAGCGCGACCAGATTGTCGTCGACCCGGGCCTGGGTTTCGCGAAAACCGCCCACGAGAACTGGCGCCTGCTCGCAACGCTTCCGGAGTTCATCGCGGGGCCCTACCCGGTGCTCGTCGGGGCGTCGCGCAAGCGCTTTCTCACCGCGATCCGCGCCGAGCGCGGCCTGGAACACGGCCCCGAGGACGCTGATCCGGCGACCGCCGCAGTGACCGCGATTGCTGCGCAGATGGGCGCGTGGTGCGTGCGCGTGCACGAGGTTGCCGCCTCGCGCGACGCCGTCGACGTCGCCGCCGCCTGGAACGGGGCTTCCCGTGGCTGA
- the folB gene encoding dihydroneopterin aldolase gives MADRIELKGLRIHANHGVLEHETRHGQGFSLDIVCWLDFADAAATDDLTLTVNYAELAQLAHDIAAGAPRQLIETVASEIADAALRSFEALHAVEVTVHKPHAPIPLLFDDVAVVARRSRKNLKA, from the coding sequence GTGGCTGACCGCATTGAACTCAAAGGCCTGCGCATCCACGCGAACCACGGCGTGCTCGAGCACGAAACGCGCCATGGCCAGGGGTTTAGCTTGGACATTGTGTGCTGGCTCGACTTTGCCGACGCCGCCGCCACCGATGACCTGACGCTCACCGTCAACTACGCCGAACTGGCTCAGCTCGCGCACGACATCGCCGCGGGCGCGCCGCGCCAGTTGATTGAAACCGTCGCCTCCGAGATCGCCGACGCCGCGCTGCGCTCGTTTGAGGCCCTGCACGCGGTCGAGGTCACGGTGCACAAGCCGCACGCGCCGATCCCGCTGCTTTTCGACGACGTCGCCGTCGTCGCGCGCCGCTCCCGGAAGAACCTCAAGGCCTAA
- the folK gene encoding 2-amino-4-hydroxy-6-hydroxymethyldihydropteridine diphosphokinase: protein MRAVLSTGSNMEDSRAHLASVVDEFAAELVAASSLYATAPWGGVEQDDFLNQVLIVDVEQSPRELLRRCQSLEQRARRVRKKRWGPRTLDVDIVLIDGFFSRDPELTVPHPRAHERAFVLVPWLEIDPDAHLGDRSVAGIVDMLGAEGVRKL, encoded by the coding sequence ATGCGCGCTGTGCTCTCGACCGGCTCCAACATGGAGGATTCCCGCGCGCACTTGGCGAGCGTCGTCGACGAGTTCGCCGCCGAGCTCGTCGCCGCGTCCTCCCTCTACGCCACCGCGCCGTGGGGCGGGGTTGAGCAGGACGACTTCCTCAACCAGGTGCTCATCGTCGACGTCGAGCAGAGTCCCCGCGAGCTGCTGCGACGCTGCCAGAGCCTCGAGCAGCGCGCGCGCCGCGTCCGTAAGAAGCGCTGGGGCCCGCGCACGTTGGATGTGGATATCGTGCTTATCGACGGCTTCTTCTCACGTGATCCCGAGCTCACCGTGCCCCACCCCCGCGCCCACGAACGCGCCTTCGTGCTCGTGCCCTGGCTAGAGATCGACCCGGATGCCCATCTTGGGGACCGAAGCGTTGCGGGGATCGTCGATATGCTGGGTGCGGAAGGGGTGAGAAAGCTGTGA
- a CDS encoding DUF3180 domain-containing protein produces the protein MTRISIPALVALAGFMAAAVFILVRRFYGALSTIGLSASMPLWIVAAVCLFVAYMVKKRREEGKVGLDRSQLNPMMAANFMLLGKASAWAGAVCAGAFAGLLVYIAPRLDLLAAAQADLPGTLSGTLGGLALAVAGVVLERACEVSPPTQGEAVG, from the coding sequence GTGACGAGGATCTCCATACCCGCGCTCGTGGCGCTCGCCGGGTTCATGGCCGCGGCGGTGTTCATTCTCGTGCGCAGGTTCTACGGGGCGCTGAGCACCATCGGGCTGAGCGCCTCGATGCCGCTGTGGATCGTCGCCGCCGTGTGCCTGTTTGTGGCCTACATGGTGAAAAAGCGACGCGAGGAAGGCAAGGTGGGCTTGGACCGCTCCCAGCTCAACCCGATGATGGCGGCGAACTTCATGCTGCTGGGCAAAGCCAGCGCCTGGGCCGGAGCCGTGTGCGCCGGGGCGTTCGCGGGCCTGCTCGTCTACATCGCACCGCGCCTCGACCTGCTTGCGGCCGCCCAAGCGGACCTGCCCGGCACGCTGTCCGGAACCCTCGGGGGGCTCGCGCTGGCGGTCGCCGGGGTCGTGTTGGAGCGCGCCTGTGAGGTGTCGCCACCTACTCAGGGCGAGGCGGTTGGTTAA